One Arthrobacter sp. StoSoilB19 DNA window includes the following coding sequences:
- a CDS encoding LacI family DNA-binding transcriptional regulator — MVSKQDTRRATISEIAREAGVSVPTVSKVLNGHAHVAAETRARVEEIIARRDYARRPAKRRQKAGLVDLVFPGLGSEWALEIIEGVERVAQDAGYGTVVSSLSLDGSRIRPWLANLAERKSDGLLMAVYQLDAKQIQRIKSLGIPVVLIDPVGQPGPDLMTVGAANWEGGYSATEHLLQLGHKRIAMIGGREDLQCSSAREDGYISALRRAGIALDTALMVPGDFSIEAGEAATRKLLELSDRPTAIFTGNDDQALGAYRAARSAGLRIPEDLSVIGFDDIPAAEWIEPGLTTIRQPVVQMAETAMRALLRHLDGDEELPQRIELGTELVVRGSTAPPAKK; from the coding sequence GTGGTGAGCAAGCAGGACACCAGGCGCGCGACGATCAGTGAGATTGCCCGTGAAGCAGGGGTTTCGGTTCCCACCGTGTCCAAGGTGCTGAACGGGCACGCGCACGTGGCGGCAGAGACGCGTGCCCGGGTGGAGGAGATCATTGCCCGGCGCGATTATGCGCGCCGCCCTGCCAAACGCAGGCAAAAGGCCGGCCTGGTGGACCTGGTGTTTCCGGGGCTGGGCTCGGAATGGGCCCTGGAGATCATCGAGGGCGTAGAACGTGTGGCACAGGACGCCGGCTACGGGACTGTGGTCAGCAGCCTGAGCCTGGACGGCTCGCGCATCCGGCCGTGGCTGGCCAACCTCGCGGAGCGGAAATCGGATGGGCTGCTCATGGCCGTCTACCAGTTGGATGCCAAGCAAATCCAGCGGATCAAGTCCTTGGGGATACCTGTGGTGCTGATCGATCCTGTGGGCCAGCCTGGCCCGGACCTGATGACAGTGGGGGCGGCGAATTGGGAGGGTGGCTATTCGGCCACGGAACACCTTTTGCAGTTGGGGCATAAGCGGATCGCCATGATCGGCGGCCGCGAGGACCTGCAGTGCAGCAGCGCCCGAGAGGATGGCTACATCTCGGCACTGCGCCGCGCGGGCATAGCCCTGGACACGGCGTTGATGGTTCCCGGCGACTTTTCCATCGAAGCGGGCGAGGCTGCAACCCGCAAGCTGCTGGAGTTGTCGGACCGTCCGACGGCGATCTTCACCGGCAACGACGACCAGGCCTTGGGTGCGTACCGGGCTGCGCGTTCCGCCGGGCTCCGCATTCCCGAAGACTTGTCCGTCATTGGGTTTGACGACATTCCGGCGGCCGAGTGGATCGAGCCGGGGCTGACCACGATCCGGCAGCCGGTAGTGCAGATGGCCGAAACTGCCATGCGCGCCCTGCTCCGGCATCTGGATGGTGACGAGGAACTGCCGCAGCGGATCGAGCTCGGCACCGAGCTGGTGGTCCGGGGTTCCACTGCCCCGCCGGCTAAAAAGTAG
- a CDS encoding 5-oxoprolinase subunit PxpA, which yields MPSIDLNSDVGESFGNWSFGDDAAIFESVSSANVACGFHAGDPVGIMATCQAAVKAGVTVGAHPGYRDLAGFGRRFVDMTPAELTADVVYQIGAVQAVALAAGTAVRYVKPHGALYNTIVTHPKQAGAVVAAILAVDPTLPLMVLPNSEIQRQAEAAGLRTVAEAFADRAYNPDGTLVSRREPGAVLHKVEDVVEHVLRLAGDGVVRAIDGSLVPVHAESICLHGDTPGAVAMAAAVRAALVDAGIRIESFA from the coding sequence ATGCCCAGCATCGACCTGAACAGCGACGTCGGCGAGTCCTTTGGGAACTGGTCCTTCGGAGACGACGCGGCCATCTTTGAAAGTGTGTCCAGCGCCAACGTGGCCTGCGGCTTCCACGCCGGCGACCCTGTAGGCATCATGGCCACCTGCCAGGCCGCCGTGAAGGCCGGCGTCACCGTGGGCGCACACCCCGGTTACCGGGACCTTGCCGGCTTCGGCCGGCGCTTCGTGGACATGACCCCGGCCGAGCTGACCGCCGATGTGGTCTACCAGATCGGCGCAGTCCAGGCCGTGGCCCTCGCCGCCGGCACTGCCGTCCGCTACGTCAAGCCGCACGGTGCGCTCTACAACACCATCGTCACCCACCCGAAGCAGGCTGGGGCCGTTGTGGCAGCCATCCTCGCAGTGGACCCCACCCTGCCCCTTATGGTGCTCCCCAACTCCGAGATCCAGCGCCAGGCCGAAGCCGCGGGCCTGCGGACCGTGGCCGAGGCCTTCGCTGACCGTGCCTACAACCCGGACGGCACCCTGGTCTCCCGGCGCGAACCCGGCGCCGTGCTGCACAAGGTGGAGGACGTCGTCGAGCACGTACTGCGCCTGGCCGGGGACGGCGTAGTCCGCGCCATCGACGGATCGCTGGTTCCCGTCCACGCCGAAAGCATCTGCCTGCACGGTGACACCCCCGGCGCCGTGGCAATGGCTGCCGCCGTCCGTGCCGCACTGGTGGACGCCGGCATCCGGATCGAAAGCTTCGCCTAG
- a CDS encoding Gfo/Idh/MocA family oxidoreductase, with product MRTYRVAIVGTGGIAAVHADNLARTNGRAELVAACDVDQGRLDAFAEKHSIPGTYLSLADLLAEAKPDIVHLCTPPMFHIGQAIECLEAGVHVLSEKPPALSLADFDRLETAQAKGGAQFSCVFQHRFGDAAAAACRLIGGGDFGRPLVARCDTLWYRPDSYWELPWRGTWEAEGGGPTMGHGIHQFDLLLHLLGPWEEITAIASRQARPTSTEDLSAALVRFSNGAVATIINSLLSPRETSDIRIDCEFATVELSHLYGYSTDNWTITAAPGHEDQVGTAWNGEPLDQGSGHAAQFLAMYGALDAGRPLPAGADSARQTLEFAAALYASAFTGKSVHRGEIVTGHPFYGGMDGEGLGAKVLEETAFNLTALKATSV from the coding sequence ATGCGGACGTACAGAGTGGCCATCGTGGGAACCGGCGGGATCGCGGCGGTCCATGCTGACAACCTGGCCCGGACAAACGGCAGGGCGGAGCTGGTGGCGGCATGCGACGTGGACCAGGGCCGGCTGGATGCCTTCGCGGAGAAGCACAGCATCCCTGGTACGTACCTGAGCCTGGCCGATCTTCTGGCAGAGGCCAAGCCGGACATTGTCCACCTCTGCACGCCGCCCATGTTCCACATCGGCCAGGCCATCGAATGCCTCGAAGCAGGCGTCCATGTCCTCTCCGAAAAACCCCCGGCGCTAAGCCTCGCTGACTTCGACCGGCTGGAGACCGCCCAGGCAAAGGGCGGCGCCCAGTTCTCTTGCGTCTTCCAGCACCGGTTCGGGGATGCGGCAGCCGCGGCCTGCCGGCTGATTGGCGGCGGTGACTTCGGCCGTCCCCTGGTGGCCCGGTGCGACACCCTCTGGTACCGGCCGGACAGCTACTGGGAACTTCCCTGGCGCGGAACCTGGGAAGCCGAGGGCGGCGGGCCCACCATGGGTCACGGCATTCACCAGTTCGATTTGCTGTTGCACCTGCTGGGTCCGTGGGAGGAAATCACCGCCATCGCCAGCCGGCAGGCACGGCCTACTTCCACTGAAGACTTGTCCGCCGCCCTGGTCCGGTTCAGTAACGGAGCCGTGGCCACCATTATCAACTCGCTGCTCTCGCCGCGGGAAACCTCGGACATCCGAATCGACTGCGAATTTGCCACTGTGGAGCTGAGCCACCTCTACGGCTACAGCACGGACAACTGGACCATTACGGCAGCGCCCGGCCACGAGGACCAGGTAGGAACAGCGTGGAACGGCGAGCCCTTGGATCAGGGAAGCGGACACGCGGCCCAGTTCCTGGCCATGTATGGCGCGCTCGACGCCGGCCGCCCTCTTCCGGCCGGGGCAGACTCCGCACGGCAAACTCTGGAGTTCGCTGCCGCCCTCTACGCCTCCGCCTTTACCGGAAAATCCGTGCACCGCGGCGAGATCGTCACCGGCCACCCCTTCTACGGGGGCATGGACGGCGAAGGGCTGGGCGCGAAAGTCCTCGAGGAGACAGCCTTCAACCTGACCGCCCTCAAAGCCACCAGCGTCTGA
- a CDS encoding cupin domain-containing protein, which produces MASTFPGATGLSEISIYDWPGADGAAGGSPHVHTASTEAYVVLQGIGRLETLDSRGFTSTPLAPGVVLWFTPGTVHRAINDSGDLKVLVVMQNAGLPEHGDAVMTFPPEYLAHAEKYRSAAALEHKDADAGPDAGEHAARRRRDLALEGYFALKQAVLVSGPAALADFHAAAARLVSDRTSAWADVLAEGAARQAEVTRQQLASLDTAESIYLSGARTTMGKRENRRIYGMCGRIQTWELSDT; this is translated from the coding sequence ATGGCCTCAACGTTTCCGGGCGCCACTGGGCTCTCCGAAATCAGCATCTACGACTGGCCGGGCGCCGACGGTGCAGCCGGCGGGTCGCCGCACGTGCACACCGCTTCCACGGAGGCGTACGTGGTGCTCCAGGGAATCGGCAGGCTGGAGACACTTGACTCGCGCGGCTTCACCTCAACACCGTTGGCGCCTGGGGTGGTGCTTTGGTTTACCCCCGGCACCGTGCATCGCGCCATCAATGATTCGGGTGACCTGAAGGTCCTTGTAGTCATGCAGAATGCCGGGCTGCCCGAACACGGCGACGCCGTGATGACATTTCCGCCCGAGTACCTTGCGCACGCGGAAAAGTACCGGAGCGCAGCGGCGCTGGAACACAAGGACGCCGACGCTGGGCCGGACGCGGGCGAGCACGCCGCGCGCCGCCGTCGTGATTTGGCCCTGGAAGGTTACTTTGCGCTTAAGCAAGCCGTGCTGGTTTCCGGTCCGGCAGCACTGGCCGACTTCCATGCTGCCGCTGCCCGTCTGGTCTCGGACAGGACCAGCGCCTGGGCAGACGTTCTGGCGGAGGGAGCTGCCCGCCAGGCGGAAGTCACCCGGCAGCAGCTGGCCTCTCTGGACACGGCAGAAAGTATCTATCTGTCCGGTGCGCGAACTACGATGGGAAAACGGGAAAACCGCAGAATTTACGGCATGTGTGGCCGGATCCAGACGTGGGAACTTTCCGATACATAG
- a CDS encoding 5-oxoprolinase/urea amidolyase family protein: protein MAATQQQRTATAPRPELTGIRRAGDRAILVELSSLDAVLSLQAQLTAHPQPGQIDVIAAASTVLVTADSPQAVQALAAHVRGLDLEAPADTESALVTIDVVYDGEDLDEVASLTGLGREGVVAAHAGQLWTAAFAGFAPGFAYLSGENPSLEVPRRRSPRTAVPAGAVALGGAYSAVYPRQSPGGWQLIGRTEAAMWDLDRENPALIRPGDTVRFKAVRSHAIMTERPKVPANRTAEHQGHAGLAVRKPGLQATMQDLGRPGFASLGVSSAGAMDRGALRRANRLVGNAEGAAGIELLFGGLELEALTDQVLAVAGAAVPLQITPGADSKEDRHRTTAARHPACDAPFALLAGERLTVGTPTAGLRSYVGVRGGLGGPDALGSRSTDTMSGIGPEPLEAGTILPVHAAKPGSVVGHPEVSPLPIQDGATVLRVVPGPRQDWFSTDTLQDFLAQEWTVTPQSNRIGLRLNGQPLSRSRDGELASEGTVRGAVQVPPEGQPVLFLSDHPVTGGYPVIAVVVHADLDKAAQLPPGTTVRFTAAAPPAELPETPKESPHA from the coding sequence ATGGCCGCCACGCAGCAGCAGCGCACCGCCACTGCCCCTCGCCCGGAGCTGACCGGGATCCGGCGCGCGGGTGACCGGGCCATCCTGGTGGAGCTGTCCTCCCTCGATGCCGTCCTCAGCCTCCAGGCGCAGCTGACCGCACACCCGCAGCCGGGCCAGATCGACGTCATCGCAGCCGCATCAACCGTCCTTGTCACCGCGGATTCGCCCCAGGCAGTCCAGGCGCTGGCCGCGCACGTCCGCGGGCTGGACCTTGAGGCGCCAGCGGACACCGAGAGCGCGCTGGTCACCATCGACGTGGTGTACGACGGCGAGGACCTGGACGAGGTGGCGTCGCTCACCGGACTGGGCCGTGAGGGAGTGGTGGCCGCGCATGCCGGCCAGCTCTGGACCGCAGCCTTTGCCGGATTCGCACCGGGCTTCGCCTACCTCAGCGGCGAAAACCCCAGCCTCGAAGTCCCGCGGCGCCGATCCCCGCGCACGGCTGTGCCCGCCGGCGCTGTGGCCTTGGGCGGCGCGTACTCGGCCGTCTACCCGCGGCAGTCGCCGGGCGGCTGGCAGTTGATCGGCCGGACCGAAGCCGCCATGTGGGACCTGGACCGGGAAAATCCCGCCCTCATCCGCCCCGGCGATACCGTCCGCTTCAAGGCCGTCCGCAGCCACGCCATCATGACGGAACGGCCCAAAGTCCCAGCCAACCGGACGGCAGAGCACCAGGGGCACGCAGGCCTTGCCGTCCGCAAACCGGGGCTGCAGGCCACGATGCAGGACCTGGGCCGGCCGGGCTTCGCCTCGCTCGGCGTCAGCAGCGCCGGCGCCATGGACCGCGGAGCCCTGCGCCGCGCCAACCGCCTGGTGGGCAACGCCGAAGGCGCAGCCGGCATCGAACTCCTCTTCGGCGGCCTCGAACTTGAGGCCCTCACCGACCAGGTCCTGGCCGTCGCCGGAGCGGCCGTCCCGCTGCAGATCACACCGGGGGCAGACTCAAAAGAGGACAGGCATCGGACGACGGCGGCGCGGCACCCCGCGTGCGACGCCCCCTTCGCGCTGTTGGCGGGGGAGAGGCTGACCGTGGGCACCCCCACGGCAGGGCTCCGCTCCTACGTCGGCGTCCGCGGTGGACTCGGTGGCCCCGATGCTCTCGGCAGCCGCTCCACGGACACCATGTCAGGGATCGGCCCCGAGCCGCTCGAAGCGGGAACCATCCTGCCGGTGCACGCCGCCAAACCGGGCAGCGTGGTGGGCCACCCGGAAGTGTCCCCCCTTCCGATTCAGGACGGGGCGACCGTGCTGCGGGTGGTCCCCGGGCCCCGGCAGGACTGGTTCAGCACCGACACGCTGCAGGACTTCCTGGCCCAGGAATGGACCGTCACGCCGCAGTCCAACCGGATCGGTCTGCGCCTCAACGGCCAGCCGCTCAGCCGCAGCCGGGACGGCGAACTCGCCAGCGAAGGAACCGTCCGCGGCGCCGTGCAGGTGCCGCCGGAAGGCCAGCCCGTCCTGTTCCTCTCCGACCACCCGGTGACCGGCGGGTACCCGGTGATTGCCGTCGTCGTCCATGCCGACCTGGACAAGGCCGCCCAGCTTCCCCCGGGCACAACCGTCCGGTTCACCGCCGCAGCTCCTCCGGCAGAACTGCCCGAAACACCTAAGGAAAGCCCCCATGCGTAA
- a CDS encoding PmoA family protein yields MTTPTAASLSAVSAASLSFHDDGAALTFTAKGRPIATYTYKPTDDQYESPRPFFHPLTTLGGDEVTISRPWDHVWHKGLSWALPNVGKHNFWGGATYTRATEYANLDNNGAMTHGSFTGIDQSGPGITASESLTWTSQEGEPVIAESRRFSLRLVEDAATENSETEGAYAILFETRMSNISGEEIRIGSPTTEGRHNAGYGGLFWRGPRSFTGGVFRNQEDAGTDEFMGTRSPWIAFTGTHDVTCRASTIAFVEDGNNPGAPNQWFARSSMFACLGSAPFFSEEVPLREGAPLSYRYAVVIADGGVDAERAQALADAAQAALRDWA; encoded by the coding sequence ATGACCACCCCCACAGCAGCGTCCCTTTCCGCTGTGTCCGCGGCATCACTCAGTTTCCACGACGATGGAGCGGCCCTCACCTTCACAGCCAAAGGCAGGCCTATCGCCACCTATACCTACAAGCCCACGGACGACCAGTACGAGAGTCCGCGGCCGTTCTTCCATCCGCTGACCACCCTGGGCGGGGACGAGGTGACAATTTCCCGCCCGTGGGACCACGTCTGGCATAAGGGACTTTCCTGGGCGCTGCCCAACGTGGGCAAGCACAATTTCTGGGGCGGAGCCACCTACACACGCGCCACGGAGTACGCCAACCTGGACAACAATGGTGCCATGACCCACGGATCCTTCACGGGCATCGACCAATCCGGCCCCGGCATCACGGCGTCGGAATCCCTGACCTGGACCTCGCAGGAAGGGGAACCGGTCATTGCGGAGAGCCGCCGGTTCAGCCTCCGGTTGGTGGAAGACGCTGCCACGGAGAACAGCGAAACCGAGGGGGCATACGCCATCCTCTTTGAGACCAGGATGAGCAATATCTCCGGCGAAGAGATCCGCATCGGCAGCCCCACTACGGAAGGCCGGCACAACGCCGGATACGGTGGCCTCTTTTGGCGCGGCCCCAGGTCCTTTACAGGCGGCGTGTTCCGCAACCAGGAGGATGCGGGTACGGACGAATTCATGGGCACCCGCTCGCCGTGGATCGCCTTCACCGGTACGCATGACGTCACCTGCCGGGCCTCCACCATCGCGTTCGTGGAGGACGGAAATAACCCCGGTGCACCCAACCAGTGGTTTGCCAGGTCGTCCATGTTCGCGTGCCTGGGCTCAGCCCCCTTCTTCAGCGAGGAGGTGCCCCTCCGTGAAGGTGCGCCGCTTTCCTACCGCTACGCCGTGGTGATTGCCGATGGCGGTGTGGACGCCGAACGCGCCCAGGCGCTGGCGGATGCTGCGCAAGCAGCGCTTCGCGATTGGGCGTAA
- a CDS encoding excalibur calcium-binding domain-containing protein codes for MKTSPMPAAGRLKKTLALAVLAGLMLTGCGGKQAATQPAAAATAVAQTIETVTVPSVTGLALDKATDQLKDLGFEVDAKDTAHGKSIMVKSNWQVTTQDPANGAKADKGSTVHLGVKSLDDIAAEKAAADKAAADKAAAEKAAAAAKAAAEKAAADKAAADQAAAAKAAAAKQAAQAPAPAPVAVPAAPAPVQAPAAAYYANCTAAKAAGAAPLYRGQSGYSSSLDRDGDGVACER; via the coding sequence ATGAAAACAAGTCCCATGCCTGCCGCCGGCAGGTTGAAGAAGACGCTGGCTCTGGCTGTGCTTGCCGGCCTCATGCTGACGGGCTGCGGCGGCAAGCAGGCGGCGACGCAGCCTGCAGCAGCCGCAACCGCTGTTGCGCAAACGATCGAGACCGTCACCGTTCCGTCCGTGACGGGTTTGGCCCTGGACAAGGCCACGGACCAGCTGAAAGACCTTGGGTTTGAAGTTGATGCCAAGGACACGGCCCACGGCAAGTCGATCATGGTCAAGAGCAACTGGCAGGTGACCACCCAGGACCCAGCCAACGGTGCAAAGGCTGACAAGGGGTCCACGGTGCATCTCGGCGTCAAGAGCCTTGACGATATTGCGGCGGAGAAGGCTGCGGCCGACAAGGCGGCAGCTGACAAGGCCGCGGCCGAGAAGGCGGCTGCTGCTGCGAAGGCGGCCGCTGAGAAAGCCGCTGCCGACAAGGCCGCCGCCGATCAGGCAGCCGCTGCGAAGGCTGCCGCGGCTAAGCAGGCCGCGCAGGCTCCCGCACCTGCTCCTGTGGCAGTTCCTGCCGCACCAGCCCCCGTGCAGGCTCCGGCAGCTGCCTACTACGCCAATTGCACTGCAGCCAAGGCCGCGGGTGCGGCGCCTTTGTACAGGGGACAGTCGGGGTACAGCTCTTCCCTTGACCGCGACGGCGACGGCGTCGCCTGCGAGCGTTAG
- a CDS encoding biotin carboxylase N-terminal domain-containing protein: MRKVLIANRGEIAVRIARACDDAGLESVAVYADPDADALHVSAATEAYSLSGSRPQETYLDIDKLLAVAAKSGADAVHPGYGFLSENAGFAQAVIDAGLTWIGPSPETIRLLGDKVSAREVAVRAGAPLAPGSDGPVASAAEVRAFAEKVGLPVAIKAAFGGGGRGLKVVRDQADIEESFDSAVRESLAAFGRSECYVEKFLDRPRHVEAQVIADTHGNVVVVGTRDCSLQRRHQKLVEEAPAPFLTAEQRAAIHASAKAICREAGYVGAGTVEYLLDGTGFLSFLEVNTRLQVEHPITEETSGVDLVAAQLSIAAGEKLPILEDPEPRGHAFEFRINAEDPGRGFLPSPGTVETFEAPTGPGIRVDTGVRSGSVVPGQFDSLLAKLVVTGADRQQALRRARRALREFRIGGLATVLPFHRAVVDAPDFTRTDTLGVYTTWIENEFTTALEADPAFSPAAPEEPRRTIGIEVDGKRMELGLPKALLDSLLDGGGRGRAAAPQDGGEAAAEKNDGDLLATMAGTVVKWLAEPGASVEEGEAVLVLEAMKMETAVAAHRAGTVGELYAAAGDAVGPGQVLTTIS; this comes from the coding sequence ATGCGTAAAGTCCTCATTGCCAACCGCGGCGAAATTGCCGTCCGGATCGCCCGGGCCTGCGACGATGCAGGCCTGGAAAGCGTGGCCGTCTACGCCGACCCGGACGCCGACGCGCTGCACGTCTCCGCCGCCACCGAGGCCTACTCGCTGTCAGGCTCCCGGCCCCAGGAAACCTACCTGGACATCGACAAGCTCCTCGCCGTTGCGGCGAAAAGCGGCGCCGACGCCGTCCACCCCGGCTACGGCTTCCTGTCCGAGAACGCCGGCTTCGCCCAGGCCGTAATCGACGCCGGCCTGACCTGGATCGGCCCCTCCCCGGAGACCATCCGGCTCCTGGGCGACAAGGTCAGCGCCCGCGAGGTGGCGGTCCGGGCCGGTGCCCCGCTGGCACCCGGCAGCGACGGACCGGTGGCCAGTGCCGCGGAGGTCCGTGCCTTCGCCGAAAAGGTGGGCCTTCCCGTGGCCATCAAGGCGGCGTTCGGCGGCGGCGGGCGTGGCCTCAAGGTGGTCCGGGACCAGGCCGACATCGAGGAAAGCTTCGACTCCGCGGTCCGCGAATCCCTGGCCGCCTTCGGCCGGAGCGAATGCTACGTGGAGAAGTTTTTGGACCGGCCGCGCCACGTGGAGGCCCAGGTCATCGCGGACACGCACGGCAACGTGGTGGTCGTGGGCACCCGCGACTGTTCGCTGCAGCGCCGCCACCAGAAACTCGTGGAGGAAGCCCCCGCCCCCTTCCTCACCGCTGAGCAGCGGGCCGCCATCCACGCCTCGGCCAAGGCCATTTGCCGCGAGGCGGGCTACGTCGGTGCCGGCACCGTGGAGTACCTGCTGGACGGCACGGGGTTCCTGAGCTTCCTGGAGGTTAACACCCGCCTGCAGGTGGAGCATCCCATCACCGAGGAGACCTCCGGGGTGGACCTGGTGGCCGCCCAGCTGTCCATCGCGGCGGGGGAGAAGCTTCCCATCCTCGAGGACCCGGAGCCGCGCGGGCACGCCTTTGAGTTCCGGATCAACGCCGAGGACCCGGGCCGCGGCTTCCTGCCGTCCCCCGGCACCGTGGAAACCTTCGAAGCCCCCACCGGTCCCGGGATCCGGGTGGACACCGGCGTCCGTTCGGGCTCGGTGGTCCCCGGGCAGTTCGATTCCCTGCTGGCCAAACTCGTGGTGACCGGGGCGGACCGCCAGCAGGCGCTCCGCCGCGCCCGCCGCGCCCTGCGGGAGTTCCGCATCGGCGGCCTGGCCACCGTGCTGCCGTTCCACCGCGCGGTGGTGGACGCGCCGGACTTCACCCGGACGGACACGCTGGGCGTCTACACCACCTGGATCGAAAACGAATTCACCACCGCCCTTGAGGCGGATCCGGCCTTCAGTCCCGCCGCGCCGGAGGAGCCCCGCCGAACCATCGGCATCGAGGTGGACGGCAAGCGGATGGAGCTGGGACTCCCCAAGGCGCTGCTCGATTCCCTGCTCGACGGCGGCGGCAGGGGACGCGCAGCGGCTCCGCAGGACGGCGGGGAGGCTGCGGCGGAGAAGAACGACGGCGACCTGCTGGCCACCATGGCCGGCACCGTGGTCAAGTGGCTGGCTGAGCCCGGGGCCAGCGTCGAGGAAGGCGAAGCGGTGCTGGTGCTCGAAGCCATGAAGATGGAGACGGCCGTGGCCGCCCACCGCGCC
- a CDS encoding DUF1524 domain-containing protein translates to MPDHDTLFGFVPPAAAPKPPRKPRISTFIVAGITALFMLLGALSGGVGGALIFLGISTALTGLYVLLTGRRSWAWLPAQRKAGAIAIAASLALFIGGAVALPHVASADLEAASSESTAKVASAKASPTATATASPSSTPTPTADSTGEPLDPENPAVLAAGVTATAPNAQPAYATKAVDLLATLSIKGRAPKTGYDRAQFGQAWLDVDRNGCDTRNDILRRDLTGITYTNSVPCKVQTGTLADPYTGKTISFVRGSGTSTAVQIDHVVALSDAWQKGAQQLTTEQRTAFANDPLNLQATDGPTNQQKGDGDAATWLPPNRPFRCEYVARQISVKATYGLWVTQAEHDAMARILGDCSGQLAPTSQQSPAPAPAVAEPAPAAAAPAPAAVAPAPAPVAPAPAPVVPAAPAPAAPAPAPAAPAPAAVYYANCTAARAAGAAPLYAGQAGYRSALDRDSDGIACE, encoded by the coding sequence ATGCCCGACCACGACACCCTTTTCGGGTTTGTTCCACCTGCGGCGGCACCGAAGCCGCCGCGGAAACCACGCATTTCAACGTTTATTGTTGCCGGCATCACCGCACTGTTCATGCTTTTGGGCGCGCTGAGCGGCGGAGTGGGCGGAGCCCTGATTTTCCTGGGCATTTCAACCGCACTCACCGGCCTTTACGTCCTGCTTACAGGGCGGCGCTCCTGGGCCTGGCTCCCGGCGCAACGCAAGGCCGGCGCCATCGCGATCGCCGCGTCCCTCGCCCTCTTCATCGGCGGGGCCGTCGCCTTGCCGCACGTTGCCAGCGCAGACCTCGAGGCAGCCTCCTCGGAGAGCACCGCCAAGGTGGCGTCCGCCAAAGCGAGCCCAACCGCCACAGCCACGGCTTCGCCGTCGTCCACGCCCACTCCCACCGCTGACAGCACTGGTGAGCCGCTGGACCCGGAGAACCCGGCCGTCCTTGCCGCCGGCGTCACCGCCACCGCCCCCAACGCGCAGCCGGCCTACGCCACAAAGGCGGTCGATCTGTTGGCCACCCTTTCCATCAAGGGCCGGGCGCCGAAAACGGGGTATGACCGGGCGCAGTTCGGCCAGGCGTGGCTGGACGTGGACCGCAATGGCTGCGATACCCGCAACGACATCCTCCGGCGGGACCTCACCGGCATCACTTACACGAACAGTGTTCCCTGCAAAGTCCAGACAGGGACCCTGGCGGATCCCTACACGGGCAAGACCATCAGTTTTGTCCGTGGCTCGGGGACCAGCACTGCCGTGCAGATCGACCATGTGGTGGCGCTGAGCGACGCGTGGCAGAAGGGCGCGCAGCAGTTGACCACCGAGCAGCGGACGGCGTTCGCGAATGATCCGCTGAATCTCCAGGCAACGGACGGCCCCACCAACCAGCAAAAGGGCGACGGCGACGCGGCCACCTGGCTGCCCCCGAACAGGCCCTTCCGGTGTGAGTATGTGGCCCGGCAGATCTCGGTGAAGGCGACATATGGGCTGTGGGTGACACAGGCGGAGCACGACGCGATGGCCCGCATCCTCGGTGACTGCTCCGGACAGTTGGCTCCGACCAGCCAACAGTCCCCGGCTCCCGCACCGGCGGTGGCTGAACCGGCGCCTGCCGCGGCTGCTCCTGCTCCGGCGGCGGTTGCCCCCGCACCGGCACCGGTCGCTCCGGCGCCCGCGCCCGTTGTCCCGGCGGCACCTGCGCCGGCTGCACCCGCACCTGCTCCCGCCGCACCGGCACCTGCCGCCGTCTACTACGCCAACTGCACTGCGGCGAGGGCTGCGGGAGCTGCGCCGCTCTACGCCGGCCAGGCCGGCTACCGGTCCGCACTGGACCGCGACTCCGACGGCATCGCCTGCGAGTAG
- a CDS encoding VOC family protein, with product MQMRLEVVQVPVSDVDRSKAFYTEKLGFVLDHDVEHIPGMRVVQLTPPGSPTSVVIGTGMTAMTPGSLEGLQLVVPDITEVRAKLVRRGADISEIQDLGGVLFAYFSDPDGNRWVMQGQTPADIRDAHKP from the coding sequence ATGCAGATGCGTCTTGAGGTTGTCCAGGTCCCGGTTTCCGACGTCGACAGGTCGAAAGCGTTCTATACCGAAAAACTTGGCTTCGTCCTGGACCACGACGTGGAACACATTCCGGGCATGAGGGTGGTCCAGCTGACTCCCCCGGGTTCGCCCACATCAGTAGTCATCGGCACCGGGATGACCGCCATGACGCCGGGCAGCCTGGAGGGACTGCAACTGGTGGTTCCGGACATCACCGAGGTCCGGGCCAAACTGGTCAGGCGGGGCGCGGACATCAGCGAAATCCAGGACCTGGGCGGCGTCCTGTTCGCCTACTTCAGCGATCCCGACGGCAACCGCTGGGTGATGCAGGGCCAGACCCCTGCGGACATCCGGGACGCGCACAAACCCTAA